One Nostoc punctiforme PCC 73102 DNA window includes the following coding sequences:
- the aroF gene encoding 3-deoxy-7-phosphoheptulonate synthase — protein MIIVMKTGSPEAEINRIDEELTSWGLTPEKIVGQHKVVIGLVGETASLDPLQIQELSPWIEQVLRVEQPYKRASRQYRHGEASEVVVNTPNGAVVFGEHQPLVVVAGPCSVENEEMIVETARRVKTAGAKFLRGGAYKPRTSPYAFQGHGESALDLLARAREVSGLGIITEVMDAADLDKIVEVADVIQVGARNMQNFSLLKKVGAQPKPVLLKRGMAATIEDWLMAAEYVLASGNSNVILCERGIRTFDRQYTRNTLDLSVVPVLRKLTHLPIMIDPSHGVGWSEFVPSMAMAAIAAGTDSLMIEVHPNPAKALSDGPQSLTPDRFDNLMQELAVIGKAVGRWQQPAVALA, from the coding sequence ATGATTATAGTAATGAAAACTGGTTCCCCAGAAGCGGAAATAAACCGCATTGATGAGGAACTAACTAGCTGGGGGCTAACTCCAGAAAAAATTGTTGGTCAACATAAAGTAGTTATTGGTCTTGTAGGTGAAACTGCTAGCTTAGATCCATTACAAATTCAGGAACTTAGCCCCTGGATTGAGCAGGTGTTACGGGTAGAGCAGCCTTACAAACGAGCCAGTCGCCAATACCGTCACGGTGAGGCTTCGGAAGTAGTAGTTAATACTCCTAATGGAGCAGTGGTATTTGGTGAACATCAGCCTTTGGTAGTCGTTGCCGGTCCTTGCTCAGTAGAAAATGAAGAAATGATTGTAGAGACGGCACGGCGCGTCAAGACAGCTGGAGCAAAATTTTTGCGCGGAGGGGCATATAAACCCCGAACTTCACCTTACGCCTTCCAAGGACACGGCGAGAGTGCTTTGGATTTATTAGCAAGGGCGCGGGAAGTTAGTGGGCTAGGTATTATTACAGAAGTGATGGATGCGGCTGACCTGGATAAAATTGTCGAAGTTGCTGACGTGATTCAGGTAGGAGCAAGAAATATGCAGAATTTCTCCTTGCTCAAAAAAGTGGGAGCGCAGCCGAAACCAGTTCTCTTGAAGCGGGGAATGGCGGCTACTATTGAAGATTGGTTGATGGCAGCCGAGTATGTTTTGGCATCTGGCAATTCCAATGTAATTTTGTGTGAAAGGGGAATACGCACCTTTGACCGCCAATATACGCGAAATACGCTGGATTTATCGGTAGTGCCAGTGTTGCGGAAACTGACTCACCTGCCAATTATGATTGACCCCAGCCACGGCGTAGGTTGGTCTGAGTTTGTGCCTTCAATGGCAATGGCTGCGATCGCAGCTGGCACAGATTCCCTGATGATAGAGGTTCACCCCAATCCTGCCAAAGCCTTATCCGACGGGCCCCAATCTCTCACACCAGACCGTTTCGATAACTTGATGCAAGAATTAGCAGTAATTGGTAAGGCAGTGGGACGTTGGCAGCAACCAGCTGTGGCTCTGGCTTAA
- a CDS encoding HhoA/HhoB/HtrA family serine endopeptidase, whose product MQNQSRDGEHPSNSILSNTADTKYHNQAPWKKAAASLSLVLLGSGMTLAGGYMAGHSQQVSESASNLAASRVNAAPPLSAATDPNFVTQVVQKVGPAVVRIDSSRTVKSQIPNEFNDPFFQRFFGSQMPEQQNRVERGTGSGFIISADGRILTNAHVVDGADTVTVTLKDGRSFKGKVLGKDELTDVAVIKIQADNLPLVALGNSDQLQPGEWAIAIGNPLGLDNTVTTGIISATGRSSNLIGAADKRVEYIQTDAAINPGNSGGPLLNSRGQVIAMNTAIIQGAQGLGFAIPINTAQRISSQIIATGKVEHPYLGIQMVGLTPQLKQNINSDPNSGLSVDEDKGVLVVKVVPNSPAAKAGIRAGDVIQKLGGQAVTDANSVQKVVENSQIGGDLRMELRRNGQNLNIAVQPGAFPTQVQ is encoded by the coding sequence ATGCAAAACCAATCTCGTGATGGAGAACACCCATCAAATAGCATTTTATCCAACACTGCTGACACCAAATACCATAATCAAGCACCCTGGAAAAAGGCTGCCGCCTCTCTATCGCTGGTGCTGCTGGGATCAGGTATGACATTGGCAGGTGGCTACATGGCTGGACATTCTCAGCAGGTGTCTGAGAGTGCATCTAATTTGGCAGCGAGTCGAGTAAATGCCGCTCCTCCATTATCAGCTGCCACAGATCCTAACTTTGTTACCCAAGTTGTGCAAAAGGTCGGGCCGGCTGTAGTACGAATTGATTCTTCCCGAACCGTAAAAAGTCAGATACCAAATGAATTTAACGATCCATTTTTCCAACGTTTCTTTGGCTCTCAAATGCCAGAACAACAGAATCGGGTAGAACGAGGTACTGGTTCAGGTTTTATTATTAGTGCTGATGGTCGTATTCTTACCAACGCCCATGTAGTCGATGGTGCTGATACAGTGACAGTAACACTCAAAGATGGGCGTAGCTTTAAAGGAAAAGTGTTAGGAAAAGACGAGTTGACCGATGTTGCTGTGATCAAAATTCAGGCGGATAATCTGCCGTTAGTAGCATTGGGTAACTCAGATCAACTGCAACCGGGAGAATGGGCGATCGCGATCGGCAACCCCCTTGGACTAGATAATACAGTAACTACCGGAATCATTAGTGCTACCGGACGCAGTAGCAATCTAATCGGCGCTGCTGATAAGCGAGTAGAGTATATTCAAACTGATGCAGCTATTAACCCCGGTAACTCCGGCGGTCCCCTACTAAATTCCCGTGGTCAAGTAATTGCCATGAATACAGCTATAATCCAAGGGGCACAAGGATTAGGCTTTGCTATTCCCATCAACACAGCACAACGCATTTCCAGTCAAATAATAGCTACAGGTAAAGTAGAACATCCTTACCTGGGAATTCAAATGGTGGGGTTAACACCTCAGCTAAAACAAAATATCAACTCAGATCCCAATAGCGGTTTGAGTGTGGATGAAGATAAAGGTGTATTAGTTGTAAAAGTTGTGCCAAATTCACCAGCTGCTAAAGCAGGGATACGTGCTGGTGATGTTATCCAAAAGCTTGGCGGGCAAGCAGTCACAGATGCCAACAGTGTCCAAAAGGTAGTAGAAAATAGCCAAATCGGGGGCGATTTACGTATGGAATTACGTCGCAATGGGCAGAATCTTAACATAGCTGTGCAACCTGGTGCTTTCCCCACGCAAGTGCAATAA
- the rpsO gene encoding 30S ribosomal protein S15, which yields MALTQLRKQEIISNYQVHETDTGSADVQVAMLTERINRLSEHLQANKKDHSSRRGLLKLIGQRKRLLAYISQESREKYQALIARLGIRG from the coding sequence ATGGCCCTGACGCAACTGCGGAAACAAGAAATAATTTCCAATTACCAAGTTCACGAAACCGACACTGGTTCGGCTGATGTCCAAGTTGCCATGTTAACTGAGCGCATTAACCGCCTCAGCGAACATCTCCAGGCAAATAAAAAAGACCATTCTTCTCGACGGGGACTGTTGAAGCTAATTGGTCAGCGTAAGCGTCTTCTAGCCTACATATCGCAGGAAAGCCGTGAAAAGTATCAAGCTTTGATCGCTCGCCTCGGTATTCGTGGATAA
- a CDS encoding 15,16-dihydrobiliverdin:ferredoxin oxidoreductase: protein MYKPFLEFLEKELFQRFDLQSRVIPPGLEFKVSDRGRNPATIRSWCYQSQELRKIRYTYIDAGESAQIFNSVVYPSHNYDLPLLGIDFLSFGKVKNLIVLDFQPLFQDEDYQNKYIAPLKYLHNKYPDLAQNLEMKFYDANQYFSKYLLFAKTDAETVSTRVFEAFQDYLNLYWQMLADAQALHDPEDIQRIVKAQKDYDQYSADRDPASGLFSSYFGHEWAERFLHEFLFEDAVPLAVSASKR from the coding sequence ATGTATAAACCTTTCCTGGAATTTTTAGAAAAAGAGCTATTTCAGCGCTTTGATTTACAAAGTAGGGTCATTCCCCCTGGTTTGGAATTCAAAGTTAGCGATCGCGGCAGAAACCCTGCAACTATTCGCAGTTGGTGTTACCAATCTCAAGAGTTGCGGAAAATTCGCTATACCTATATTGATGCCGGGGAAAGCGCCCAAATTTTTAACAGCGTGGTTTATCCTAGTCATAACTACGATTTACCTCTGTTAGGGATTGATTTTTTATCCTTTGGCAAAGTCAAAAATCTAATTGTGCTTGACTTTCAGCCTTTGTTCCAGGATGAAGATTATCAAAACAAATATATAGCTCCGCTAAAATATCTCCATAATAAATACCCGGATTTGGCGCAAAACTTAGAAATGAAGTTTTACGATGCCAACCAGTATTTTTCTAAGTACCTCTTGTTTGCCAAAACAGATGCTGAAACAGTTTCAACGCGAGTCTTTGAAGCTTTTCAAGATTATTTAAACTTGTATTGGCAAATGCTAGCAGATGCCCAAGCGCTTCACGATCCAGAAGATATCCAACGGATTGTCAAAGCCCAAAAAGACTATGACCAATATAGTGCAGACCGAGATCCAGCATCTGGTTTGTTTAGCAGTTACTTTGGTCATGAATGGGCGGAGCGTTTTCTTCATGAGTTCTTATTTGAAGATGCCGTTCCTCTAGCAGTTAGTGCAAGTAAAAGATAA
- a CDS encoding iron uptake porin, which yields MSHLLWKTLVLSPVVLGVTVLVSARAIATEVAGSSEDIKAKTAQTEAPISSDASTFIQTEQPKVNQLLVAQKTDDNKVLEEVNRYSTEGKNQNSLSQVTSVSQFSDVQPTDWAFQALQSLVERYGCIAGYPNSTYRGNRALTRYEFAAGLNACLDRVNELIATATADLVTKQDLATLQRLQEEFSAELATLRGRVDAVEARTAELEANQFSTTTKLVGEAIFAVSDIFGGNTGDANNTVFQDRVRLDLQTSFTGKDVLHTRLAAGNALAFNQVDNAGVPINTAEGTQTFQIGSSVNNSVNIDWLAYYVPIGPVEAYFAATGGIHSDYVATNNPYFEDFDGGNGALSTFASESPIYRIGGGAGAALTIPFSSGGSFFKPSSLTVGYLASNANNPGANQGLLEGNYAALGQLNFSVGDRLAIAATYVHGYHGAGGGNLFDLGGGLASANRVVGTNQANTLSTLSASSSNSYGIEAAFRPSDKLSISGFVSYHDISGFGAGDDYEAWSYGLGVALPDFGKKGNVLGIFAGAEPYSFNRPGFVGNDIPYHFEGFYKYRVSDNISITPGVIWLTSPGQSSANDDAIIGTLRTTFTF from the coding sequence ATGTCTCATCTATTGTGGAAAACTCTGGTACTAAGTCCAGTAGTTTTGGGAGTGACGGTGTTGGTTTCCGCTAGGGCTATAGCTACCGAAGTAGCAGGCTCTTCTGAAGATATAAAGGCAAAAACTGCTCAGACAGAAGCACCAATATCTTCTGATGCTTCAACATTTATTCAAACAGAGCAACCAAAAGTTAATCAGCTATTGGTTGCCCAAAAGACTGATGATAATAAGGTTTTAGAAGAGGTTAACCGCTACAGCACTGAGGGTAAGAACCAAAATTCACTGTCTCAAGTTACATCAGTTTCTCAGTTTTCTGATGTACAGCCGACTGACTGGGCGTTCCAAGCTTTACAATCCCTGGTTGAACGCTACGGTTGTATTGCTGGATACCCAAATTCTACCTATCGTGGCAATCGGGCACTGACTCGTTATGAATTTGCCGCAGGTTTGAATGCTTGTTTAGATCGGGTTAATGAACTGATTGCCACAGCGACTGCTGACTTGGTGACAAAACAAGATTTGGCGACCCTCCAGCGTTTGCAAGAAGAATTCTCGGCAGAACTAGCAACTTTGCGTGGTCGAGTTGATGCTGTAGAAGCACGGACTGCTGAACTAGAAGCAAATCAGTTTTCTACTACAACCAAGCTTGTGGGTGAAGCTATTTTTGCCGTTAGTGATATTTTTGGCGGCAACACTGGCGATGCTAATAATACTGTTTTCCAGGATAGGGTACGTTTAGACCTGCAAACCAGCTTCACAGGTAAAGACGTTTTACACACCCGTCTTGCAGCCGGTAATGCACTAGCCTTTAATCAAGTGGATAATGCTGGTGTTCCTATCAATACTGCTGAAGGCACACAAACTTTTCAAATCGGTAGCAGTGTTAACAACAGTGTCAATATAGACTGGTTGGCATATTACGTACCCATAGGCCCAGTTGAAGCTTATTTTGCGGCTACCGGAGGTATTCATAGCGATTATGTTGCCACTAATAATCCTTACTTTGAGGACTTTGATGGTGGTAATGGTGCTTTGTCTACCTTTGCTTCTGAAAGTCCCATATATCGCATTGGTGGTGGTGCCGGTGCTGCATTGACTATACCTTTTAGTAGCGGTGGCAGCTTTTTCAAACCAAGTTCATTGACTGTTGGTTACTTGGCATCAAATGCTAATAATCCTGGAGCCAATCAAGGTTTGTTGGAGGGTAACTATGCGGCTCTTGGACAGTTGAACTTTAGTGTTGGCGATCGCTTGGCGATCGCTGCTACCTACGTTCATGGTTATCATGGTGCTGGAGGCGGTAATTTATTTGATCTAGGTGGTGGTTTGGCTAGTGCTAACCGCGTCGTAGGTACTAATCAAGCTAACACCCTAAGTACTCTCAGCGCATCTTCGAGTAATTCTTACGGTATAGAAGCAGCCTTCAGACCCAGCGACAAACTTTCAATTAGTGGCTTCGTTTCTTACCACGATATCTCCGGCTTTGGTGCTGGTGATGATTATGAAGCTTGGAGCTACGGTCTTGGGGTAGCGTTACCTGACTTCGGTAAAAAAGGTAACGTTTTAGGTATTTTTGCTGGTGCAGAACCATATTCGTTTAACCGACCAGGTTTTGTTGGTAATGATATCCCTTATCACTTTGAAGGCTTCTACAAGTATCGCGTGTCAGATAACATCTCAATTACCCCTGGTGTCATCTGGTTGACCTCGCCTGGTCAAAGCAGCGCTAACGACGATGCAATTATCGGTACTCTGAGAACAACTTTCACCTTTTAA
- a CDS encoding PAM68 family protein: MSAEESERSRLPFEPNKKRQKPAKTQSKPAAQPQESGKQADKKLTYTKQEMAIPQVVSQRMIRRVAGFCGVPTALGISVLVVSYLLAIYSDIQLAPIAVLLVNMGLFGLGVLGITYGVLSASWDEERVGSLLGLGEFNTNWGRMVTVWRETRQKNS, from the coding sequence ATGTCTGCTGAAGAATCTGAACGCAGTCGCTTGCCCTTTGAACCAAACAAAAAGCGCCAAAAACCCGCAAAAACTCAAAGTAAACCAGCAGCACAGCCACAAGAATCTGGCAAACAGGCTGATAAAAAACTGACTTACACCAAACAAGAGATGGCTATTCCTCAAGTAGTCAGCCAGAGGATGATCCGACGGGTGGCTGGTTTCTGTGGCGTACCAACAGCTTTGGGCATTAGTGTCCTGGTTGTTAGCTATCTGCTTGCTATCTACTCCGACATCCAACTAGCTCCCATCGCCGTGTTATTGGTGAACATGGGATTATTTGGTTTGGGGGTCTTAGGCATAACTTATGGCGTTCTCTCTGCCTCTTGGGATGAAGAAAGAGTCGGAAGTTTGCTTGGTTTGGGTGAGTTCAACACCAATTGGGGACGAATGGTGACAGTTTGGCGCGAAACTCGCCAAAAAAACTCATAA
- a CDS encoding phycobiliprotein lyase — MHLIPPLSMIDFFRKSEGTWFTERSVHHFDSAADESGQSNLIVKVMEKDDPKVQEVCKDQGIDPTKATGGASFAWQANLDTRLPNDNAAILVDIPDETRRSGKLIRNQGYVESIPVVSQYRFADDGVLTIDTDYDNNQGQERCWFITDDFRVRVSTVRMMNGVNLMAYCSERRCVSQELLEQMIAQNHARR, encoded by the coding sequence ATGCATCTAATACCGCCCTTGTCAATGATCGACTTCTTCCGTAAAAGTGAGGGTACATGGTTTACGGAACGTTCCGTTCACCATTTTGACTCGGCGGCGGATGAGTCTGGGCAGTCGAATTTGATCGTTAAAGTCATGGAAAAGGACGATCCTAAAGTCCAAGAAGTCTGTAAAGACCAAGGCATAGACCCAACTAAAGCAACAGGCGGTGCGAGTTTTGCATGGCAGGCTAACTTAGACACCAGGCTACCTAATGATAATGCTGCCATTTTGGTTGATATTCCCGACGAAACGAGGCGTTCTGGAAAACTGATCCGTAACCAAGGCTATGTTGAGAGCATTCCCGTTGTCAGCCAGTATCGGTTTGCCGATGATGGAGTGCTGACGATTGATACTGACTATGACAATAACCAAGGTCAAGAACGTTGTTGGTTTATTACTGATGATTTTCGTGTCAGGGTTAGTACCGTGCGAATGATGAACGGTGTCAACTTAATGGCTTATTGTTCTGAACGTCGCTGTGTTTCCCAAGAACTGCTAGAGCAAATGATCGCTCAGAATCATGCTAGGCGTTAG
- a CDS encoding phycoerythrobilin:ferredoxin oxidoreductase has protein sequence MNSERSDVTLYQPFLDYAIAYMRSRLDLEPYPIPTGFESNSAVVGKGKNQEEVVTTSYAFQTAKLRQIRAAHVQGGNSLQVLNFVIFPHLNYDLPFFGADLVTLPGGHLIALDMQPLFRDDSAYQAKYTEPILPIFHAHQQHLSWGGDFPEEAQPFFSPAFLWTRPQETAVVETQVFAAFKDYLKAYLDFVEQAEAVTDSQNLVAIKQAQLRYLRYRAEKDPARGMFKRFYGAEWTEEYIHGFLFDLERKLTVVK, from the coding sequence ATGAATTCGGAGCGAAGCGACGTGACACTGTATCAGCCATTTCTCGATTATGCGATCGCCTACATGCGATCGCGCTTGGATTTAGAACCCTATCCCATCCCCACTGGGTTTGAGTCCAACAGTGCTGTTGTGGGCAAGGGCAAAAATCAAGAAGAAGTTGTCACCACTAGTTACGCCTTTCAAACCGCAAAATTGCGCCAAATTCGTGCAGCTCATGTCCAGGGTGGTAATTCGCTACAAGTGCTGAATTTTGTGATTTTCCCCCACCTCAACTACGATTTACCCTTTTTTGGGGCGGATCTGGTGACATTACCAGGAGGACACCTAATTGCTTTGGATATGCAGCCCCTATTTCGGGATGATTCAGCATATCAGGCAAAATATACTGAACCAATTCTGCCTATTTTCCACGCCCATCAACAGCATCTATCTTGGGGAGGAGATTTCCCAGAAGAAGCACAGCCCTTTTTCTCTCCCGCTTTTCTGTGGACTCGTCCCCAAGAAACGGCTGTAGTAGAAACTCAGGTGTTTGCCGCTTTCAAAGACTATTTAAAAGCTTATCTAGATTTCGTAGAGCAGGCAGAAGCTGTAACAGATTCCCAAAATTTAGTAGCCATTAAGCAAGCCCAACTGCGATATCTACGATATCGGGCTGAAAAAGACCCAGCACGAGGGATGTTTAAACGCTTCTATGGTGCCGAATGGACTGAAGAATATATCCACGGCTTCTTATTCGATCTAGAGAGAAAATTAACAGTCGTCAAGTAG
- the kdpC gene encoding K(+)-transporting ATPase subunit C, with amino-acid sequence MSFAREASRAVRSTLVLWVIGAIIYPFGMIAIGQTVFPFQANGSLLKNSAGQVVGSALIGQPFTSDRYFNSRPSTTSYSTADPKKDDGGVLKTGVSGASNLAPSNPALLERIKGKDDPDPSKKIEGDLTRLKTTGVQPTGDLIYTSGSSLDPHITPEAAIAQIARVSKVRGFQPNQLETLIAQNTDGRFLGIFGESGVNVLKLNLALDQIKK; translated from the coding sequence ATGAGTTTTGCACGTGAAGCTAGTAGAGCAGTTCGTTCTACCCTGGTACTTTGGGTTATTGGAGCGATTATTTATCCTTTTGGGATGATTGCCATTGGGCAGACTGTGTTTCCGTTTCAAGCTAATGGTAGTTTACTAAAAAATAGCGCAGGTCAAGTTGTGGGTTCTGCTTTGATTGGTCAACCTTTTACTAGCGATCGCTATTTTAACAGTCGTCCCAGTACCACTAGTTACAGCACAGCCGATCCCAAAAAGGACGATGGGGGAGTTTTGAAAACTGGGGTTTCTGGCGCTAGTAACTTGGCTCCCAGTAATCCCGCATTACTCGAACGCATCAAAGGTAAAGATGACCCAGATCCAAGTAAAAAAATTGAAGGCGATCTGACTCGTCTGAAAACAACAGGTGTACAGCCGACTGGCGATTTAATCTACACCTCTGGTTCTAGCCTTGACCCCCACATTACCCCCGAAGCTGCGATCGCACAAATTGCGCGAGTAAGCAAGGTACGAGGATTTCAGCCAAACCAACTAGAAACTTTGATTGCCCAAAACACAGATGGACGCTTTCTCGGCATCTTTGGTGAGTCTGGAGTTAATGTGTTGAAGCTGAATTTAGCTTTGGATCAGATTAAGAAATAA
- a CDS encoding ATP adenylyltransferase family protein, translated as MPQGKILLKPGTLWKSVKERTEHALQCGALLSIPTEFEFIEQDGIRFLVRILSNLNRKKAAKEKQEKQSVVSGQEFNPFLPYEEDLFVADISDTHVCILNKYNVVDRHLLIITRAFEEQESLLTLEDFAAMWACLADFDGLAFYNSGKSAGASQRHKHLQLVPLPLVPSGPQIPIEPLLKAGQFQEANVTLAKLPFVNAFAPLNPDWMRSPFTAAQATLEVYRSLLGAVGLDAKQLGAYNLLATREWMLIVPRSQEHFESISVNSLGFAGTLLVRNAAEMEILKAQGPMTILKNVAIS; from the coding sequence ATGCCACAGGGGAAAATCTTACTGAAACCTGGCACTTTATGGAAAAGTGTTAAAGAACGAACTGAACATGCTTTGCAATGTGGGGCGTTACTGTCGATTCCGACAGAATTTGAATTTATCGAACAGGATGGCATACGCTTTTTAGTGCGGATTTTGTCTAATCTGAATCGTAAAAAAGCAGCTAAGGAGAAACAGGAAAAACAATCTGTTGTCTCTGGTCAAGAATTTAATCCTTTTTTGCCTTATGAAGAGGATTTATTTGTGGCGGATATCTCTGATACTCATGTATGTATTTTAAATAAATATAATGTTGTCGATCGCCATCTGCTAATCATCACCCGTGCCTTCGAGGAACAGGAAAGTTTACTGACTCTGGAAGATTTTGCCGCTATGTGGGCGTGTTTAGCTGATTTCGATGGTTTAGCATTTTACAACAGTGGCAAAAGTGCAGGTGCTAGTCAGCGACACAAACACTTACAGTTAGTTCCACTACCACTTGTACCTTCAGGACCGCAGATACCTATTGAACCTCTACTGAAGGCAGGACAATTTCAGGAAGCGAACGTAACTTTAGCAAAACTTCCTTTTGTAAATGCTTTTGCGCCGCTAAATCCTGATTGGATGCGATCGCCATTTACAGCAGCCCAAGCAACACTAGAAGTTTATCGCAGTTTGCTAGGGGCTGTGGGTTTAGATGCAAAGCAATTGGGTGCTTACAATCTACTAGCGACACGAGAATGGATGTTGATCGTACCGCGATCGCAGGAGCATTTTGAGTCTATCTCTGTGAATTCATTAGGATTCGCTGGTACTTTGCTAGTGCGAAACGCAGCAGAAATGGAAATTCTCAAAGCCCAAGGGCCGATGACTATCCTCAAGAATGTTGCTATATCCTAA